One part of the Helicoverpa armigera isolate CAAS_96S chromosome 3, ASM3070526v1, whole genome shotgun sequence genome encodes these proteins:
- the LOC135119311 gene encoding glycylpeptide N-tetradecanoyltransferase 2: protein MEDAKATQSSDYYRENEEKQQKKKSKNKKKRSGGDGDHGVSALPDGLVSVPNSNDVHQNISLKDLKMAMEVLNLQQKPAKTTEEALHKSYQFWSTQPVPKMDEKIMSNEPIEPPKSPEDIRSEPYTLPDGFQWDTLNLNEPLVLKELYTLLNENYVEDDDCMFRFDYQTEFLKWALQPPGWRMEWHCGVRVVKSGRLVGFISAIPAQLRIYDHAQTVVEINFLCVHKKLRAKRVAPVLIREITRRVNLVGIFQGVYTAGIVLPKPIATCRYWHRSLNPKKLIDIKFSHLSRNMTMQRTLKLFKLPDLPKTVGFRKMEIQDGEKVVKLLNDYLGKFDLAPIFSEEDFKHWFMPQSGIIDSFVVEASDGSITDFVSYYTLPSTVVYHPVHKTLKAAYSFYNVSTKTPWTDLMLDCLITAKNSGFDVFNALDLMENKEFLEALKFGIGDGNLQYYLYNWRCPSMAPNKIGLVLQ, encoded by the coding sequence ATGGAAGACGCCAAAGCAACTCAATCTAGTGATTACTATAGAGAAAATGAggaaaaacaacaaaagaagaaaagtaaaaataagaaaaaacgcAGCGGTGGGGATGGCGACCACGGCGTTTCAGCCTTGCCCGATGGACTAGTTTCTGTGCCTAATTCTAATGATGTTCATCAAAATATATCATTGAAAGATTTGAAAATGGCAATGGAAGTGTTAAACCTCCAACAAAAACCTGCCAAAACTACTGAGGAAGCTTTGCACAAGTCTTATCAATTTTGGTCAACTCAGCCTGTTCCAAAAATGGATGAAAAAATCATGTCAAATGAACCTATAGAGCCCCCAAAATCACCAGAGGATATAAGGTCTGAACCTTACACCTTACCAGATGGATTTCAGTGGGATACTTTGAATTTGAATGAACCCTTAGTATTAAAGGAGTTGTACACTCTGCTGAATGAAAACTATGTTGAGGATGACGATTGTATGTTTAGGTTTGACTATCAGACGGAGTTTCTTAAGTGGGCTCTGCAACCACCTGGCTGGAGAATGGAATGGCACTGTGGGGTTCGCGTAGTAAAGTCTGGGAGATTGGTTGGATTTATATCTGCAATCCCAGCCCAATTGAGAATATATGATCATGCACAAACTGTTGTCGAAATCAACTTTTTATGTGTGCACAAAAAATTACGTGCTAAGAGAGTGGCCCCTGTTTTAATTAGAGAAATAACTCGTCGAGTAAATTTGGTTGGAATATTCCAAGGTGTTTACACTGCAGGCATAGTTTTGCCCAAACCAATAGCTACATGCCGTTATTGGCACAGGTCTCTCAATCCTAAGAAGCTGATTGATATTAAATTTAGCCACTTGTCTAGAAATATGACAATGCAGAGaacacttaaattatttaaacttccTGACCTACCCAAAACTGTTGGGTTTCGTAAAATGGAAATCCAGGATGGTGAAAAGGTAGTCAAATTGTTAAATGACTATCTGGGAAAATTTGATTTAGCTCCAATATTTTCAGAAGAAGATTTTAAGCATTGGTTTATGCCACAGTCCGGAATAATTGATAGTTTTGTTGTTGAAGCTTCAGATGGAAGTATAACTGATTTTGTCAGTTACTATACGCTGCCCTCTACAGTTGTGTACCACCCTGTACACAAAACTTTAAAAGCTGCGTATTCATTTTACAATGTATCTACTAAGACACCTTGGACAGACTTAATGCTTGACTGCTTGATTACTGCCAAAAATTCTGGTTTTGATGTTTTCAATGCATTGGATCTGATGGAAAACAAAGAATTTCTGGAGGCTTTGAAGTTTGGAATCGGAGATGGGAATTTGCAATACTATTTGTACAATTGGAGATGTCCAAGCatggcaccaaataaaattggattggTCCTTCAGTAA
- the Pabp gene encoding polyadenylate-binding protein 1, with product MNPGPPNYPMASLYVGDLHSDITEAMLFEKFSTAGPVLSIRVCRDMITRRSLGYAYVNFQQPADAERALDTMNFDMIKGRPIRIMWSQRDPSLRKSGVGNVFIKNLDKTIDNKAMYDTFSAFGNILSCKVAQDETGASKGYGFVHFETEEAANKSIEKVNGMLLNGKKVYVGRFIPRKEREKELGEKAKLFTNVYVKNFGEDFSDEMLKDMFEKYGRITSHKVMYKDDGTSRGFGFVAFEDPDAAERACMELNGKELVEGKPLYVGRAQKKAERQKELKRKFEQLKSERLTRYQGVNLYVKNLDDTIDDERLRKEFAPFGTITSAKVMLEDGRSKGFGFVCFSSPEEATKAVTEMNGRIVGTKPLYVALAQRKEDRKAHLTSQYMQRMASMRMQQMGQIFQPGGAGGYFVPTIPPAQRFYGPAQMTQIRPSPRWTAQPPVRPSTQTAASGYPNMQAPFRPAPRAPTQAALRTSLGARPITGQQGVAAAGSIRAPLVTQSGRPAGYKYTANMRNPPAPQPAVHIQGQEPLTSTMLAAAPLQEQKQMLGERLFPLIQRMHPDLAGKITGMLLEIDNSELLHMLEHGESLKAKVDEAVAVLQAHQAKQQATKKE from the exons atgaatcctgGTCCACCCAATTACCCTATGGCATCTTTGTATGTCGGGGATTTACACTCCGATATTACCGAGGCCATGTTGTTTGAGAAATTTTCTACCGCTGGTCCGGTCCTTTCAATACGCGTATGTCGCGATATGATAACTCGTAGATCCTTAGGCTATGCTTATGTTAACTTTCAGCAACCTGCCGATG ctgAAAGAGCTTTGGACACTATGAATTTTGATATGATCAAAGGAAGACCTATTAGAATCATGTGGTCCCAACGAGATCCATCTCTTCGCAAATCTGGCGTTgggaatgtttttattaaaaatcttgaCAAAACCATTGACAACAAAGCCATGTATGACACTTTTTCTGCATTTGGAAATATTCTAAGCTGCAAAGTTGCTCAAGATGAAACAGGTGCCTCTAAGGGATATGGATTTGTTCATTTTGAGACTGAGGAGGCTGCTAACAAATCCATAGAAAAAGTAAATGGAATGCTTTTAAATGGGAAAAAGGTTTACGTGGGTAGATTTATTCCACGTAAGGAACGTGAAAAGGAACTCGGTGAAAAGGCTAAGTTGTTCACCAATGTGTATGTCAAGAACTTTGGAGAAGATTTTAGTGATGAAATGCTTAAAGacatgtttgaaaaatatggcCGAATTACCAGCCATAAAGTAATGTATAAAGATGACGGAACATCCAGAGGTTTCGGATTCGTTGCATTTGAAGATCCAGATGCTGCCGAGAGAGCATGCATGGAGTTGAATGGAAAAGAACTTGTTGAAGGAAAGCCTTTATATGTAGGACGGGCTCAAAAGAAAGCAGAACGCCAGAAAGAGCTGAAGCGTAAGTTCGAACAGTTGAAGTCTGAGCGATTGACACGTTATCAAGGCGTCAACCTGTATGTTAAAAACTTGGATGATACTATTGATGATGAACGTCTCCGTAAAGAATTTGCTCCCTTTGGAACTATCACTTCAGCTAAG GTTATGTTGGAGGATGGACGCAGTAAAGGTTTTGGATTTGTTTGCTTCTCATCTCCAGAGGAAGCTACTAAAGCTGTAACAGAAATGAATGGTCGTATTGTTGGAACAAAGCCTTTGTATGTTGCTTTAGCTCAGCGCAAAGAAGATCGAAAGGCCCACTTAACTTCACAATATATGCAAAGAATGGCCAGCATGCGCATGCAGCAAATGGGCCAAATATTCCAACCGGGTGGTGCAGGAGGATATTTTGTTCCAACAATTCCTCCAGCTCAAAGATTCTATGGCCCAGCTCAGATGACTCAAATAAGACCATCGCCGCGTTGGACTGCACAGCCACCTGTCAGACCCAGTACTCAAACAGCTGCTTCAGGATATCCCAATATGCAAGCGCCTTTCCGACCTGCACCTAGGGCTCCAACACAAGCAGCACTTCGTACATCTCTTGGGGCTAGACCTATTACAGGACAGCAAGGTGTGGCTGCTGCAGGCTCTATTCGTGCTCCACTTGTTACGCAGAGTGGCCGCCCTGCAGGTTATAAGTACACTGCTAACATGCGCAATCCGCCAGCTCCACAACCGGCTGTGCATATCCAGGGCCAAGAACCCTTAACATCGACTATGTTAGCTGCTGCTCCGCTTCAAGAACAAAAGCAAATGCTTGGAGAACGTTTGTTCCCACTAATTCAAAGGATGCATCCAGATTTGGCTGGAAAAATTACAGGAATGCTTTTGGAAATTGATAATTCAGAACTACTACATATGTTAGAACATGGAGAGTCACTGAAAGCTAAGGTTGATGAAGCCGTTGCAGTTTTGCAAGCTCACCAGGCTAAACAACAAGCTACTAAAAAAGAATAA